The genomic window GACTGCCCTATAGCTGTTTCGATATAGAAATGGACCGCCAGGTGGCCGAGCGGGTCAGTCTGGAGAACGATCTGCGCCTGGCTTTGGGCGAGGATCAGTTCCGTCTGGTCTACCAGCCCAAGGTCGATGCCCTGTCGGGTGCCATCGTGGGCGCCGAGGCGCTGATCCGCTGGCGTCATCCGATGCGGTCCGATGTCTCGCCCGGTCTGTTCATTCCCGTGGCCGAGCGCGCCGGGCTGATCGGGGCCATCGACGATTGGGTTCTGGTGGAAGCCTGCCGTCAGGTGGCCGAATGGCGGGCGGCGGGGCTGAATCTGCCGTCCATCAGCGTCAATCTGTCGCCCGCCCAGTTCCATGACGGGCGGTTGAAGGACAAGGTCAAGGCGGCGCTGGCCGATTCGGGCCTGTCGCCCTCGGTTCTCGAACTCGAGATCACCGAGACCATGATGGCCAGCGATGTGGACCGGGCCATTGAGATTCTGGGCCAGCTGAGTGCGCTGGGCGTGCGGGTGTCGCTGGACGATTTCGGCACCGGCTATTCCTCTTTGGCCTATCTCAAGCTGTTTCCCGTCTCCACGCTGAAGATCGACCGCGCCTTCGTCACGGAATTGCCCGGCAATGCCAAGGATGGCGCCATCATCGCCTCGGTCATCGCCCTGGCGGGCAATCTGGGCTTTTCGGTTATCGCCGAAGGGGTGGAAACCCGCGATCAGGCTGCCTTCCTGGCGGCGCGCGGCTGTCCGGTGATGCAGGGTTTCCTGTTCTCGCGTCCGGTCAATGCCGCCACCTTCGCCGCATTGCTCTCCAATCCGGAAGGATTGATCCGTCTTTAGAACGCGATGCAGACAATCCGCATCACGTTCTAAACCTTGGTTTTGCCCTTGCCGGGCGCAGGCTTCGCCTGCTTGGCCGCGGCCTCAATGGCCGCAAGTCACGACGCGCGTCAGATTTGACGCACGCGGTTCCAACGTCTTAAACACCGGAATCTGTAGCCGCTTGTGTTGATCCCGGCTCCAGCCTATAAGAAGTAAATCTTTTCCGGTGCTTGCAGACCATGCTGATCACCTGTCCCGCCTGTGGAACCAACTTCTCCATCCCCGACAGCGCGCTCGGAGCCACTGGGCGCAAGCTGAAATGCGCCAAATGCGCCCATAAGTGGTTTCAGGCGCCGCTGCTGCCGGAGGATGACGACGATACCGACCTGGATCTGGCCGGGCCGTCCTTCGCGCCGCCCGGGCCGGAAATTCCCGATTTCAGCAAGGTGTCGGGATTCAATCCCGTCCGCGACGATTCGGTCTTCGACGCGCCGCGCCCCGCCGCCCGCGCGCCCGCGCCCACCGCCGCGGACGACGATTTCGATCTGGATGCGCCGCCGGTTCCCACCTTCGCCAACCGCATGCCGCCCGAAGAGGGCATGGAGCGGCCCAGCGAAATCGATTTGATGGACGACGAGCCCCAGCCGGTGCCCGACCTGTTCTCCACGGCATCCCATGAGGGCAAGAAGGGGACCGGTGTCCTGTGGGTCCTGCTGGTTCTGCTGATTCTTGGCGGATTGGGCGGTGCCGGATATTACTTCCAGGACCAACTGGTCGAGGCGGTGCCCGAGGCCGGGGAATTGCTGGGCCAGGCCGGGCTTCGCCGGGAAAAGCCCGGTGCCGGGCTGGAACTGCGCAAGGCCGGAACGCCGGAACGCTTCGTTCACAACGATACCGACGTGCTGGTGGTGCGCGGCATCATTGCCAATATCACCGACCGCACTCGCCCGGTTCCGACCATGAAGCTGGTGCTCATGGACCGCAACAAGCAGGCGGTGCAGGAAAAGCTGTCCCAGGCGCCGGTGGCCGAACTGGCCCCCAACGGCACGGCCAGCTTCAAGATCATGCTGGAACGGCCCGATCCCAACGCCGTCGAGGTGGTGGTGGTCTTCGTGGATGTGGGCGAGGCCAAATCGGCCGCCGTCCCTCCGCCGGTCCCCATGGCTCCGGCTCCGCCGCCCGCTCCGGCTCCGGCGGCTCCCGTCGTCGAAGCGCCTGCTGCCGTTCCGCCCGCGCCCGCAATTCCGGCTGTGCCTGCCGAGACCGCGCCTCCCGCGCCTTCGGCTGCCCCGGTTGCTTCCCCCGCGGCTCCGGCCCCGCCGCCCGCTGCGGCCAAGTAGTCGGCCTCAGTACGGCTTGAGCAGACGTTTGAGGTAATCGCGCTCCGGTTCCGGCCGGCCGGTGTCGCCGGATCTGCGCCGCAATTCCTGCAAGATTTCCCGCGCCCGCATGGTGTCGGATCGGCCCGGCACCTTGGTGCGGCCGTCATCGGCGAAGCTGGAGCCGTTAAGGGCCCGGCCGAAGGGATCGCGGGGCACAAGGCCGGGAGAGCCCTTGCCCTGGGCGGCTTCCATGCGTTCCATCATCTGGCGGGCGCCATCCTGCAGACGCTTGACCGCCTCGGCCTGCTGCTCGGCGGCATCGCCCCATTCCCCTTCGGACAGACTGGATTCGGCGCCCCGCATGGATCGTTGCGCTTCTGCAAGGGAATCGGGGGGCTGGGGCATGGATTTGGCCAGCTGTTCAAGAGCCTGACGCAGCGCCTTTTGCTCGGCCGCGTCCTTGCGGGCTTCGGCGGTTTCGCGGGCCGATGGCTTGCGTCGAGGCATGGGCATATCCTCGTCGGGCGCCATCTGATCGTCGGGCGGGGGGGCCTTGCGGAAACTGCGGTCCAGCAGATCCTGCTGGCGCTGGGTGAGATCACGCAGGCGGCGCATGGCTTCGGCGGCGGCCGGGTCGGCGCCCCGGCCTTTGCGGGGCGTGCCCATCTCGGCCAGCATCCGCGACAGCTGTTCCAGCCTGTGGCGCAGGCCCTCGCGGTTGCCAGTCTCGGCCAGACCGCGCAGATGGTCGAGCATCTCGGCCAGATCGGCGGCGGGGGTACCGCCATCGGGCGGTATGATCGACTCCTCCAGGCCCAGTTCGGCCAGGGCCTCCATCCACTGTTCCATGGCGGCCCGCAATTGCTCCACCAGACGCGCCAGTTCGGCCGGATCGGCCTTGTCGGCCAGGGCGCGATCCAGACGGTCGCGGGCTTCCTCCAGAGTCTTCTCGGCGGCGGGCAGGCCGCCGTCTTCCAAACGGGTGGCGGCGTACCACAGCAGGGACCGCATGCGGTCGCGCTCGAAATCGTCTCCCATCAGCATGTGGCGGGTGACCGAGAGGGCAAGGAAGACCCGCTCATCGCCGCCGAAGGCGTCGGGCTGGCCAAGGATCTGGCGCAGTTCCTCGGCGATTTCCGGCCCTTGGCGCGGCGCGGCGCTCAATTGCTTGCGCCAGGAGATCAGGGCGCGGGCCAGAACATTGCGGAATTCTCGCTCGGGCAGGACGGTCTCCACCGGGGCGGTCTCGCCCACCTGGCCCGCGCCGTCTTCGGCCTTGAACGTCAGGCGCACCTTGGCGCCCGCCCAGTCGTGGTCGGCCAGATCGGCGCGCAAGCTCAGCCGGGCCTGTCGCGGTCTGTCGCGGGGAAGGGTGAGGTCGAGGCGCAGCGGCTCGGCCCGGCCTTCGACGGGGAGAATTTCGATCCAGGCCCGCGTCAGTCCATAATCGTCGCTGGCTTCCACCTCGGCCAGCAGACGGCCCCGCTCGTCGCCCTTGGGCGGCTGGGTGATGGCGATGGAGGGTGGCTGATCGGCTTGCAGCGTGATGGGCCAGGAGGCGGCCATGCGCAGACCAAGGCGCACATCCAGGCTGGGACCCGATTTCAGGACCAGTTCGGCGCGGCCATCCTCGGCGAACAGCGCGGCGTCGCCGCCCGCCGACAGGGCCGAGCCGGTCCAGCCGCGCCACGAGGTGACGGCACGGGCCCGGCTGCCTGCCGGGACGGTGACGGCGCCCTGGCCGGGTTTCAGCAGGGTCTGGCCCAAACCGGTATAAGCGGGGGGCACGATCCACACTTCGAGAGTGTCGGAGTCGAGAGCCGGGCGATGGGAATAGGGATCGACGGCGCGGGCCAGCCGTTCGGACAGATCAGACCTTGCCCCGGCTGCGGCGATGATCAGCAGCAGCAGCACGGCGAAGCGCAGGCCCAGGGGATCACGGGCGGGAAGGACCGGGTCGGGCCAACCGGGGCGCAGGCCCAGGGCTTCGCGCTCCATGCGGGCGCGGTGAGCCTGCCACAGGGTCCCGTCGCCGGTCGCCAGACGATCGGCCAGCATGGCCAGGGGGCGGTGAGCGACGTGGGAGTCCCGTTCCAGCCGCCGCGCCACCTCTTCGGCGGAGGGGCGCTCCACCCTCCAGGCTTTCCACAGCAGGACGGCAATGGCCAATGCGAAAACCGGCGCAAGGGCGGCATGCAGCCAGAAGGGCAGCAGCGGAGCCGCATCGAACAGGGCCAGCGCCAGGAACAGGGCCAGCAGGGATAAAGCCGCAGCCAAAGGCGGCCACGCTCTCTCCCACAGCAGCGCGAGGCACGTCAGGCGCAGCTTGTGGGAGAGGGCGAGCATGGTTAGGCGGCCATCGGGGCTTTCGCCCCAGACCCCAATCGGGAGGCGGGGCCTCCCGAGCCCTCCCTTCTTTTGAAAATTGGGGCGGCAGCCCAATCAGTCATCACTCAGCCAGCCGGGAAGACTCTCCAACGACCGCATATCCTCGTAACTGGGTCGGGCGCGGATGACGGCATAGTCGGCGCCCTTGACGAGGACTTCCGGAATCAGCGGCCGGGTGTTGTAGGTGGACGACATGGCGGCACCATAGGCCCCGGCGGTGCCGAGCGCCAACAGGTCACCGGCCCGCATGGGCGGCAGGCGGCGCTGGCGCGCGAAGGTGTCGCCGGTCTCGCAGACCGGGCCCACCACGTCCACCTCGGCCAGGGGCGCGCCCGCCTTAGGCTCGGCCACCGGGAAGATGGAATGATAGGCGTCGTAGAGCGAGGGCCGCGCCAAATCGTTCATGGCGGCATCGACGATGAGGAAGGTGCGCGTGCTGCCCTCCTTCACCCGGATGATGGAGGAAACCAGGATACCGGCATTGCCCACCAGCAGGCGGCCAGGCTCGAAGATGAAGCGGCAGCCCAGATCACCCAGACTGGCCTTGATCACCTCGGCATAGGCCTTGGGCTCGGGCGGGGTCTCGTCGTCATAGGGCACGCCCAGACCGCCGCCCAGATCCAGGCGGCGAATGTCGATGCCGTCGGCGCGCAGCATGGCCACCAGATCGCGCACCCTGAGGAAGGCCTCACGGAAAGGGTCAAGCTCGGTCAACTGCGAGCCGATATGGCAGGCGATGGACACCGGCTCGACACCGGGCAGCGCCTTGGCCCGGGCATAGACCTCGCGGGCCCGCGTCCATTCGATGCCGAACTTGTTCTCTTTCTTGCCGGTGGTGATCTTGGCGTGGGTTCCGGCATCCACGTCCGGATTGACCCGGATGGCGATGGGCATGACCAGCCCGCGCGCCGCCGCCACCTCGGACAGCATTTCCAGTTCCGGCTCGGATTCCACATTGATCTGGAAGATGCCCTTGGCCACGGCGAATTCCAGTTCGTGGCGGGTCTTGCCCACGCCGGAAAAGACGATGCGGGCGGCAGGCACGCCGGCGGCCAGGGCCTGGCGCAGTTCGCCTTCGCTGACCACGTCGGCACCGGCTCCCAATTGGGCGAAGGTGCGGATCACCGCCATATTGGGATTGGCCTTGGCCGCGAAGCAGATGGTGGCGTCCAGCCCGGCCGACTTCAGAGCCTCGGCGAACACGGTGTAATGCCGCTCCAAGGTGGCGGTGGAGTAGCAGTAGAACGGTGTGCCGACCTCGCGGGCGATGCGGGCGATGGCGACGTCCTCGGCGAACAGCGTGCCGTTCGAATAGTGGAAGTGGTTCATGCTGGATCCTGGATGCCGGTCAGTAGCCGGAATTGGTGTTCAGATCGGGCTTCTTCGCCTTCGGCTCGTTCGGCAGCGGCGTATAGGGATAGTCGCGGGGATAGATCACGTCATCGGGCCATTCGGGCATACCCTTGCGGCCGCAGGCGGCAACGCCCAGAACCAGGGCCAGGACTAGGATGGAGCGGATCATCATGAGACGCCCTCCTTCAGGCGGTTACGGGCCGCCGCGACCGCTTCGCGGACCCGGACTGGGGCCGTGCCGCCCAGGCTGGTGCGGCTGTTGACCGAGGAATCCACCGACAGGACGGAGCGGGCTTCCTCGGTGATGCCCGGCTCGATTTCCTGCATTTCGGCCAGACTCAGGTCCTCCAGGCCGCAAGCCTTGCCCTCGGCCAGCTTGACCAGAGAGCCCGCCACATGGTGGGCGCGGCGGAAGGGCATTTTGAGGGTGCGCACGCACCAATCGGCGATGTCGGTGGCGGTGGTATAGCCCGCCCCGGCGGCGGCGCGCAGGATCTCGACATTGACCTTCATGTCCTGAACCATGCCGGTCATGGCGGCGATGGCCAGTTCCATGGTGTCGGCCACCTCGAAAACCGGTTCCTTGTCGTCCTGCATGTCCTTGGAATAGGCCAGCGGCAGGCCCTTCATGACGATCAGCAGGGCGTTGAGATCACCGATCACCCGTCCAGTCTTGGCGCGGATCAGCTCGGCGGCGTCGGGGTTGCGCTTCTGCGGCATGATGGACGAGCCGGTGGTGAAGGCGTCCGACAGGGTAATGAAGCGGAACTGGGACGAGGTCCAGATCACCAGCTCCTCGGCCAGGCGCGACAGATGCACGGCGCAGATGGCGCTGGCCGACATGAATTCCAGGGCGAAATCGCGGTCCGACACGCCGTCCAGGGAATTGCGCATGGGACCGGCGAAGCCCAGATCCTTGGCCGTGGCCTCGCGGTCGATGGGAAACGAGGTCCCGGCCAGGGCGGCCGAGCCCAGCGGGCATTCGTTGAGGCGCCGACGCGCATCGGCCAGACGCGAACGGTCGCGCGAAATCATCTCCACATAGGCCATCATGTGATGACCGAAGGTCACCGGCTGGGCGGTCTGCAGATGGGTGAAGCCGGGCATCACCGTGGCGGCGTGCTCCTCGGCGCGGTCCAGCAGGGCGGCGACCAAGTCCTTAAGGGCGGTCTCCATGCCGTCGACGGCGTCACGCACCCACAGGCGGAAATCGGTGGCGACCTGATCGTTTCTGGACCGGGCCGTATGCAGACGCCCCGCCGCCTCGCCGATCAGCTCGGCCAGACGGGATTCCACATTCATGTGGATGTCTTCCAGCGCGTGGCTGAAGGGGAAGTCGCCCGCCTCGATCTCGGCCAGCACCTTGTCCAGACCATCCAGGATCAACGCGCCATCGGCTTGCGTTAGGATCGCCTGCTTGACCAGCATGCGGCAATGGGCCTTGGAGCCTCGGATATCCTGGGCATAAAGCCGCTTATCAAAATCGATGGAGGCGTTGATCCGCTGCATGATGGCGGCGGGGCCGCCCGCGAACCGCCCACCCCACATGGAGGATGCGGCCTTGGTCTGGTTGGTGTCGGTCATGAAAGCCCTGGTGACTGCGCGAGTGAAGAAAACCGCGCCAACCTACACCCTTCGGGCCGGGGCTGGAAGAGAACAGGGCTTTGTCGGGGGCGCAATCAAGGGGTAGAGTGCGAATACCTCAACATCTTGTGGTCCCCCATGTCCCTCTCCAACACCATGGCCTGTTCATGACGTCTTCCTGGGTGTCCGGGTTCAAAGCCTATGCCGAGAGGCGGGTGGTGATGGTGTTGTTGCTGGGCTTTGCCAGCGGCTTGCCCTTGGCGCTGACCTTTTCCACGCTGTCGGCCTGGCTGGCGGCCGAAGGGATCAGCCGCAAGGCCATCGGTCTGTTCGCCCTGGTGGGCACGCCTTACGCCCTCAAATTCCT from Paramagnetospirillum magnetotacticum MS-1 includes these protein-coding regions:
- a CDS encoding DUF3426 domain-containing protein — protein: MLITCPACGTNFSIPDSALGATGRKLKCAKCAHKWFQAPLLPEDDDDTDLDLAGPSFAPPGPEIPDFSKVSGFNPVRDDSVFDAPRPAARAPAPTAADDDFDLDAPPVPTFANRMPPEEGMERPSEIDLMDDEPQPVPDLFSTASHEGKKGTGVLWVLLVLLILGGLGGAGYYFQDQLVEAVPEAGELLGQAGLRREKPGAGLELRKAGTPERFVHNDTDVLVVRGIIANITDRTRPVPTMKLVLMDRNKQAVQEKLSQAPVAELAPNGTASFKIMLERPDPNAVEVVVVFVDVGEAKSAAVPPPVPMAPAPPPAPAPAAPVVEAPAAVPPAPAIPAVPAETAPPAPSAAPVASPAAPAPPPAAAK
- a CDS encoding DUF4175 domain-containing protein, with translation MLALSHKLRLTCLALLWERAWPPLAAALSLLALFLALALFDAAPLLPFWLHAALAPVFALAIAVLLWKAWRVERPSAEEVARRLERDSHVAHRPLAMLADRLATGDGTLWQAHRARMEREALGLRPGWPDPVLPARDPLGLRFAVLLLLIIAAAGARSDLSERLARAVDPYSHRPALDSDTLEVWIVPPAYTGLGQTLLKPGQGAVTVPAGSRARAVTSWRGWTGSALSAGGDAALFAEDGRAELVLKSGPSLDVRLGLRMAASWPITLQADQPPSIAITQPPKGDERGRLLAEVEASDDYGLTRAWIEILPVEGRAEPLRLDLTLPRDRPRQARLSLRADLADHDWAGAKVRLTFKAEDGAGQVGETAPVETVLPEREFRNVLARALISWRKQLSAAPRQGPEIAEELRQILGQPDAFGGDERVFLALSVTRHMLMGDDFERDRMRSLLWYAATRLEDGGLPAAEKTLEEARDRLDRALADKADPAELARLVEQLRAAMEQWMEALAELGLEESIIPPDGGTPAADLAEMLDHLRGLAETGNREGLRHRLEQLSRMLAEMGTPRKGRGADPAAAEAMRRLRDLTQRQQDLLDRSFRKAPPPDDQMAPDEDMPMPRRKPSARETAEARKDAAEQKALRQALEQLAKSMPQPPDSLAEAQRSMRGAESSLSEGEWGDAAEQQAEAVKRLQDGARQMMERMEAAQGKGSPGLVPRDPFGRALNGSSFADDGRTKVPGRSDTMRAREILQELRRRSGDTGRPEPERDYLKRLLKPY
- the lysA gene encoding diaminopimelate decarboxylase encodes the protein MNHFHYSNGTLFAEDVAIARIAREVGTPFYCYSTATLERHYTVFAEALKSAGLDATICFAAKANPNMAVIRTFAQLGAGADVVSEGELRQALAAGVPAARIVFSGVGKTRHELEFAVAKGIFQINVESEPELEMLSEVAAARGLVMPIAIRVNPDVDAGTHAKITTGKKENKFGIEWTRAREVYARAKALPGVEPVSIACHIGSQLTELDPFREAFLRVRDLVAMLRADGIDIRRLDLGGGLGVPYDDETPPEPKAYAEVIKASLGDLGCRFIFEPGRLLVGNAGILVSSIIRVKEGSTRTFLIVDAAMNDLARPSLYDAYHSIFPVAEPKAGAPLAEVDVVGPVCETGDTFARQRRLPPMRAGDLLALGTAGAYGAAMSSTYNTRPLIPEVLVKGADYAVIRARPSYEDMRSLESLPGWLSDD
- a CDS encoding lipoprotein yields the protein MMIRSILVLALVLGVAACGRKGMPEWPDDVIYPRDYPYTPLPNEPKAKKPDLNTNSGY
- the argH gene encoding argininosuccinate lyase yields the protein MTDTNQTKAASSMWGGRFAGGPAAIMQRINASIDFDKRLYAQDIRGSKAHCRMLVKQAILTQADGALILDGLDKVLAEIEAGDFPFSHALEDIHMNVESRLAELIGEAAGRLHTARSRNDQVATDFRLWVRDAVDGMETALKDLVAALLDRAEEHAATVMPGFTHLQTAQPVTFGHHMMAYVEMISRDRSRLADARRRLNECPLGSAALAGTSFPIDREATAKDLGFAGPMRNSLDGVSDRDFALEFMSASAICAVHLSRLAEELVIWTSSQFRFITLSDAFTTGSSIMPQKRNPDAAELIRAKTGRVIGDLNALLIVMKGLPLAYSKDMQDDKEPVFEVADTMELAIAAMTGMVQDMKVNVEILRAAAGAGYTTATDIADWCVRTLKMPFRRAHHVAGSLVKLAEGKACGLEDLSLAEMQEIEPGITEEARSVLSVDSSVNSRTSLGGTAPVRVREAVAAARNRLKEGVS